The Leopardus geoffroyi isolate Oge1 chromosome C1, O.geoffroyi_Oge1_pat1.0, whole genome shotgun sequence sequence GGTGTGATATTTCTTTGGTGGCAGCTCCCACTGCTGAATACTTTCTTATTTGCATTTGTGGAAACCCAGGAAGGgaatttaaaagattattattaATCTGCatctgcatgtgtgtatgtgaataCTAGGGTGGTTGGGAGGGAAGAAGCCTGGGACATGTTAAGATGCATGAAGTTCCTTGGAACTTCACCTGCAATCGTGATAACGATTCATTGCTTTTTGGTGCTTGCCTCCCTTTGCAGTACTGGGGTCTCTCCCTGAAGGTGGTCCTGCTTATCTTCTGAGGCCTGGGGGGCTAATGTTTGCTGTGCATGGGCAGGATCTGTACCAGGCAGATGTTCCCTGGTGGAATGTAATACTTGGCTGTCATCGAAGGAGATAGGATGATCTGGGTTTGATGCTCTGGCTGATCGAGCTTGATTTTGCTGCTCTGCTTGGGTCATGTCCATTTGCTGCAGTATCTTTTCTTGCAGGTACTGGTACAGAGGACTAGCATAGACTGCACCCCTCTCCACAAAACGGGGCTCTTTGTccatctgtgtcttctcttcaAGGCCTGACTGGGGGACTGAAGCATCATATCCTTTCTTGGCTGGATTTTGTTGGTCATTGACTTCTCCTGCCAACTCTTGGGGGATTTCATCCTCCTTCAATGTTGTAGGTTCCTCTCTTTCAAGTTGTGTCTTGGGAGAGGCTGAATTGTCCTCATCCAGACTTTTTACTCGAGCCTCCTGGGTCTCTGGTGCtccaccttcctttccttttgtacTTGGGCTCTGGGCCTTTAGCATTTTACTGCTGTCTTCCTTTGCAGGGAGCTGCCTTACGGAAAGCTGGTCAGTGAAGCCTACATCCAGGGTACCTGGGATTTCTGTCTCCAGCGACTTTCTGTTTTCACCACTTGCTGTGGACTCCTGTGCCTCTGGATGTCCATCAGGGTGCACAGCTGGACCTGGGCCCTTGGTCCCTGAGCCCTGACTCCTGTGATCTTCTCTGGCAGCCCATTCTGGTTCCTCGGGGAGCCGCTTATCCCCTCCCACTGCCGGCACCATGACCTCCTGAGTTCTTTCCTCACCCAGTGCTACTTGTTTCTCAGGGTCTGGGTTATTATTGTGACTTCTTTCCACAGGCTCTCTGAGAGGGTCTATTTGACTCTGGGCATCCTCTTTCACAGGCAAGTCAGTAGTCTCTGAGCTGCTGTCACCATCTTCTGGAGCCAGGCTATTGGGAGTTTCGGGAGAACTGTCATTATTCTGTGTGAGTGTGGGCTCAGGATCCTTTCCCTGGTAACCATTGTCCTCCTTGACTGGCTTGTCATGAGTCTTGGTGaccctcttattttcttctccagacTGGTTCTTGAGTGGTTCCAattcttgtgttctttctcttgcTCCTGGTGTCCCTTCTGCTACAGTGGCATTTTTGATGCCCTTAAGTGCTTCTGCTATGCATTTCTCAGCATGTCTTGCCTCTTCTGGAGTGACTCTTCCTTCAATCTCAGGAtggttttgatttcctctttgtgaGCTTAACCCTTTGATCTTAGAACCTTCTAACCTTCCTTTTGATGACACCTGGAGTTCCTGATACTTTCCATCCTGTGGTTGGTCTTCCAGAGTTGGTAGctgaatttttctctcattttctttttcccctgctGTTCCATGGGCTTTGGagcctctcctctctttccttacAGCTCTAACATCAGGTGTTTCTGAAACATTTATGCTATCACCTTGGTCAGGCAGGTTCTTTGgttcatgttctttttcttgcACTGGTGGCTCTTGGGTCTCAGATGTTCTGCCATCATCCCCGGGTTCAACTGTATTCTTTGTCTCAGGTGGTGTCCTACCAGCATCCTTTCCTGGTTCTTGGTTCTCAGATGTTCTATCATCATCCTCAGGCTCAACTGGTTTCTCTGTCTGCAAGGATTTCTGGTCAGCTTCTTGTTCTGGCAGGTCAGTGTGCTCTGAACTGGGATCATCTTTTCCTGGCAGTGATAGTTCTTGTGTTTTAGAATGTTCCTTAATACCCTTTTCTGCTGCAACTTCCTGGTCTTTGGCAGGCCTCTGTGTTTTTTCTGGTAGATCACTTTGGGTTCTCAGGTTCCCTTCCTGTTCTCCAAATTGATCTCTTGTCTTAGTGCTACTTTGCTCCCTGACTGGTTTATCTCCCTCCCTGGGACTGTCCTTATCCTGTCCCTTCCCCTTTGTGGGACCGCCGATCTGTTCTGATTCTGCTCTTGACTTGCTCTCAAGTTGAGCCCCACCGTCTCCTGTAGCTGGTGTACCTTGGGCTGTTTTCTGGCTCTGTTGATCTTTCTCCAGGTGTTGGTTCTTAGAGTCATTGTGCTCAGATGCTTCTACTAGCAGCTTGTAAGTCTTGGTGTTTCCCTGTGGGTCAACTCCATTGTGTCCCCTTTCCTTAGGGCTGAGTTGAGCTGATAATGCCATTCCTGAAGGAGGTGCCACCCTGTCTTGAGTTGCTGCAGTTTGCTCTGTCCACTGGTCAGTGCCACTGGTGACCTGAAGATCCATATCGCTTGGCTTCTTCTCTGGTTCAGACACTTGTCTGAGTTCTGATTTTAGTAACGATTGTATATCAAGGTAACAGAGGTTCAACAAGTTGAAGATTGCAAGAACAAATTCATCAAAACTGATGGTGCCATTGCTGTGGATATCCAGAAGGTTCAAGTTTCTCTCCACAGCAAGAATGGCATGTGGCTGCATGAAAACACAATGAGGAATCAGCCTGTTTATATGTGGTCAAGTGCCCTGAGCATCTACATAGCTCCCAAGAatccaccccccccttttttaaacttcttccttAAGAATTAGTGAAATTTCCCCAAACAGTAAGAACTTGTTGATTCTGGATCCCATTTTTCATTAGAGAGCTATGCTaagaaagagcttttttttttttttaaatgtttattcattttggtgggaggaggggcacagagaggggaacagaggatctgaagtgggctctgagctggcagcagagagcctgatgcagagccaAACTCAtgcaactgtgagattatgaactgagctgaggtcaggagcttaactgcctgagccactcaggcaccctaagAAGGAGCTTTTACATCACTGTGAGTTGCATGTATAATGGTTCGTGACACCTCTCAGAACCTACTCTCCTGAAGCATAGTCCCAGAGGAaagcctcatttttctctgtaAGATTGATTAGGCAATTACACAGAATAGGGAGTTAAGACTGGAAAAAGTTATTCAAAATCAGTGAGTACCGAGAGCTTGTAGCCAAACGTAAAACAAGCAGGGATTACTTAAGCCCATCTTGCATAGATTATGGAGAcagagtaagtgggggagaaTTTCCACAGCTCTGTGAACACCTCACCTGAAGAACGTCCCCAAACTCGCCCTGGATGAGTCGTTTCAGCTCTGTGCAGGTCAGTGTTGCCTCATCACCAGCCTCCCGGGCATACTTGTGGAATGTCTCAATTACACAGAGGACATCTCTCAGGAGCCGAGACATCTTTCCCAACTCAGGAGACtgtgagaaagaacaaacaaagctcATTTCCTAGGATGGGTCTTTCAGGACCGAGATGCCGAGGTtgttctctttcctgtctctccctctgctccactGGTATCATCTGCTCTATTCTGTATCTCAAGATACAGTATCTAAACTTCAGTGATTTAGTTTTGCACTGGATAATGTAGTG is a genomic window containing:
- the TCHHL1 gene encoding trichohyalin-like protein 1 — its product is MSRLLRDVLCVIETFHKYAREAGDEATLTCTELKRLIQGEFGDVLQPHAILAVERNLNLLDIHSNGTISFDEFVLAIFNLLNLCYLDIQSLLKSELRQVSEPEKKPSDMDLQVTSGTDQWTEQTAATQDRVAPPSGMALSAQLSPKERGHNGVDPQGNTKTYKLLVEASEHNDSKNQHLEKDQQSQKTAQGTPATGDGGAQLESKSRAESEQIGGPTKGKGQDKDSPREGDKPVREQSSTKTRDQFGEQEGNLRTQSDLPEKTQRPAKDQEVAAEKGIKEHSKTQELSLPGKDDPSSEHTDLPEQEADQKSLQTEKPVEPEDDDRTSENQEPGKDAGRTPPETKNTVEPGDDGRTSETQEPPVQEKEHEPKNLPDQGDSINVSETPDVRAVRKERRGSKAHGTAGEKENERKIQLPTLEDQPQDGKYQELQVSSKGRLEGSKIKGLSSQRGNQNHPEIEGRVTPEEARHAEKCIAEALKGIKNATVAEGTPGARERTQELEPLKNQSGEENKRVTKTHDKPVKEDNGYQGKDPEPTLTQNNDSSPETPNSLAPEDGDSSSETTDLPVKEDAQSQIDPLREPVERSHNNNPDPEKQVALGEERTQEVMVPAVGGDKRLPEEPEWAAREDHRSQGSGTKGPGPAVHPDGHPEAQESTASGENRKSLETEIPGTLDVGFTDQLSVRQLPAKEDSSKMLKAQSPSTKGKEGGAPETQEARVKSLDEDNSASPKTQLEREEPTTLKEDEIPQELAGEVNDQQNPAKKGYDASVPQSGLEEKTQMDKEPRFVERGAVYASPLYQYLQEKILQQMDMTQAEQQNQARSARASNPDHPISFDDSQVLHSTREHLPGTDPAHAQQTLAPQASEDKQDHLQGETPVLQREASTKKQ